Below is a genomic region from Argopecten irradians isolate NY chromosome 14, Ai_NY, whole genome shotgun sequence.
AGAAATATCGAtctcttatataatatatacgtgtatatacacatacacCTGGGCCAATATTGAAAACATAAGTAGATTTTGTTAAGGAGTTTGCCTCAGGCACATTCTGCCAAGATCGAATTTTCTAGCCGAGTCGTCATTTAAATCCCCTTAAAGCCGGATTACGTAGATTTTTAATCGTGTATTAGCAACAAACTAATTATGGAGTTTTCAAAATAGCTCGTTGGTAATAAACGTGGCTGGAATAAGTGAGTAAGGCCACATGCTTTTAACGCACGTGTACATGCTTAGTCTTGTATATGAGGATCGATCAAATGATTAACACAAGTGATAATTGGCTATTCTGGTGGACAGTGGGCAGTAATTAAATACGACCTCCGGATATTCGCCCGACCGGGTCCGGGCACTACCATGACAATACGGGCTAATTCTAATATTACTTCGGGTTAATTCGCCCAATACCTgtaattaattgataaattgataataattaaGGAAATATGACATTTCTTCCTCGGGATGAATAACTTaaaagaataatttattttataatttatgaaaTCTCACACGTTCGTCAGGTTTAGACATGAATTTCAGAATTTAGCTACAAGGActaaatattatcataaaattatgtCGATGTGTCATGATTGAGACTAAACATTGGAGTGTCTGTTTTAGTTGATTAAATTTTACAgtgttttgatatcaaatacattttgtattcgCATCAGTGGCGAATCCAGACATTTGGGAGAGGAGCTTCAGGAACAAACCATCAACCCATCCCCTCTCTCACTCTCATAATTTGCTTTGAAatgatgaatattcataatgttCACCTCAACTTTTACAATAATGGAATCAGAAAACATCGTAAGGAAATGTAGACTCCGTCCCCTTCGTCCTGTACATGTCTATATgctgtatatattataaatgaaaCACAAACTTGATCTCTCAACAAAAAATAACTTACAGGTAGCAATTTTCGACTATCTATGTAACTAAatgtatagtattttttttattattattttttttgagGGGGGATGTTTAATCCTTAATAAGGCTTTTTTCTCAATTTGTCATTGGGTAATATACAGAATGTACACGTGTACAGTTCAGAGTGCGTGTGCACAAATTGAAAATCAATTCTCTTGTCTGTCGACCACATTGAACACTATACAAAAGTGGTAAATTAAATCATGGAGGTCGTTTTGTCCTATACTGAAAGGGCTTTGTTGTTCCTTATAAAGTATGTATACGGTATACAATTCGCCGGTGTTCGGTTATTCTTATATGCAGGAACAAACATGAAACGTAAAAGTtcgatttaaaatatttatatagtaGAACCATTGTAGTTTTTACCCTAGGAGCGGTGCGGCACATTAAAATGTGACTAGTCATACAGCCCATTTAAATTCCTTTGTGATCTATAAAGATAATACGTCAGTTTTTAGTTTCAATTCTGATTGTAGCTAATAAAAAGATATGAGTGACATCCAAAACTAAATGAAGAAATCTTGGGTTTATTACGATGTtctataaatgataaatgatataGGTTGGGTTATGTTGTTGTAATGTTATGGGGAGACACACTAGGGACTATGGGCAATTGTACGGAAACGTCAAATAACCAATGCTTACATATAATGGTATTGATAACCCCAGACAATTTAAGTAGTTTAGAGACGGCGTTCGTGTGTAGGGGGTGAGGGAGGGGACCGGGGGTCAAATACGAAACAAAGTTTTCTTCGAAATGTTTGCATAGTAATGACCTGATATGTCCCAATTTTGTTGAGAAAACTGATTAATCAGAAAATATGGTATATGATAATTACAGGGTAGACAATTAGGGACTCTGAAATACATGatcacaattatatatatatatatatatatatatatatatagcattatATGTACACGAGAGGTTCTCGTGTAGTGTAAAGGGCCATACATTATAGCTGTATGTCGAAATAAGAGAGGTAGGAGTAAGATATCATAATTAGAGAATAAACAAGAGACTTTGGGATGGGCTCCATGCATAATAAACAAGACATTCCAAGAAAGAGTTTCGTCAGCATTGTTAATTTGTATTCCTGATATAAATCTACGGTGAACCATTCTATCAATATTCTTACTGTGGTATAAATAATTGATCACAGTAAGATGTCTTGCTAACAACATTATCGGAATTATAAGGGGGGATGTAATCTATAaggtatatcattaataaaGCTGGACAGGGAACCATCTTGATTAAAATTATATGAATTACTCATGTATTTTCATTCGGAAAACATTAGAGAAATGTTATCCGAGAATtacaaatgttttcattttaccTATATGAATTTATTGGATTTGTGTGACATGTATATAGACGGGTATATAACAAACTTGTAGTAAACAAtgcacatatacatttttttatctaatttctATAATACTGAACACGTgcggtttttttttcaattaaatgaaTTCCACTTAAAATTACAATGTCAGCAGTTCAAATCATCAAGGCTAGACTAGGATGGCAGTGTATCATGTAAACAATGTTTGTTTACTAGGTATATTTCACCAAGAATTATCGTTATTGTTACATAATTGACCGTTGGTAACTACAGATCTGAAAGTTATTGTGGAAGTGTTTGTTGACAACACAACATAGCAACAGCGGATGACTACTTTTCCTACACCTtcactataaatagatatatttattagaaattatttttttcaaaaatgaaagtaaaaaattcaatttgtaattttaaattaaagtttatgtttatttataaaaatcaacctttgattaattaattttagTAAAGGTTAAGTAGAAAAATAATCCCTCGTGTGTCAATCAACCAATGAGAGCGCTTCGTCACGGCGGATGGATAAATTGTGCTCTCGCTAAACGAGTTTAAATACCACATGCTCTCAATTTATCAGACAGACGTCTACTTTTCTCACGGGTGTTGGAGAGAACGCACACACACTAAATCAAAATGAGGGAAATCGTACATATGCAGGCTGGCCAGTGCGGCAACCAGATTGGAGCTAAAGTGAGTATAATCTATTTTCACACGAAGTGATAAGATATCAGTAAGCATGTCGTCTGTCAATTTTGGCGATTACTTGTAACCGATCATACATGTACCCCATTCTTATCTTGTATATTCAGTGAATGAGTGAACTGTCATGGTGTACACATGTgacgaccccccccccccccccccattcaCTTGTGTCAATGACTCATGATTACCATTTTGATGCTTAGCTGTCTGCAAATTGCACACATGTACATGGTTTTACAAGTACCTCGGTAAAAGCTACCGAATGTAAGTTCTAAGTTGATAGCAGATACATGTAGTCATTCCATGTGCTAATTTAGATTTCTGATTATaaattgtacatatttttttttcattttctatttttacactacatatatatagttttttattATGCGATCGTACCtcaatgtttacaaattttgatataataagcacgttctgatatacatgtacatgttgacttcaaatatattttcatttttttaatgaataacacatgtatatatcaatgtaacataatttgtatcataaaagtaaatattacGTATTCCTGATTTTCTAATGAATTATTGAACAAACAAATCATGTAAAATTTGAAcctaaattattttcaaattaaggTCACGTTGAACTTGAATTTAGGTAGCCGTTGAAACCCCTCCTGGCCGTTAGATTTTGTCTTGTTAGCTTAACCGTTTTCAGTTTgaataaaaatagttttgttaGTTAATTTTCTTAAAACCAAGTTATTAAATCATGTTCATCAAACGAAACTGATATCACATGCtctaagaaaaataaataattagaaataaatttaattaatcGATTAATACTTTATTATTGCATAAAGATATTTTAGCTTACTTAAGCATACAATCTTTTCACTCTGATAGCTATGTGCATGCAGACTTCAAATAAGTTTCTTTCGATTTCAAGTTTCCCCAACGGTTAGTAAAACTATACATCACACCACTGATCACTAGGCACGCACACACAATGGATTTAAATGTCCGCGGAGAAATTTTAGTTTGTGAACAATACCTACCTTTGTCGCGTCATCCGATCCTGGGTCACAGCGTTAAATCCCTGTCGCTTGTTTACAGGTGCCCCTAGCAATCAAACAGTTGATCCGTATCGGCCCAGAAAATTTCTCCCGTTAGATTAAACCTGCTTTAATGCAGCTCATATTTCTTTTGCTTAATGTTTTATCAGGTTGTACTTCTGCCAACAGCGATTTTAAAGCTTtcttattgattattttcaGTTCTGGGAAGTTATTTCCGATGAACACGGAATTGACCCCACCGGTACATACCACGGAGATTCCGACCTTCAGTTGGAGAGAATCAACGTGTACTACAATGAAGCCACAGGTAATTATGGCATTTTATTTAATAGGAAACTAAATGAAACGAAAGAATACTtcattaaattatcaaaataaagcGGATATAGTCGTGATTATAtactttgtttattttcatttcaacaagaTTAATATCTAATATGTAACCATTGTCTATTACAGGAGGCAAATACGTTCCCCGAGCTGTCTTGGTGGATCTGGAGCCCGGAACCATGGACTCCGTCAGATCTGGTCCTTTTGGACAAATCTTCAGACCAGACAACTTTGTGTTCGGACAGAGTGGTGCCGGAAACAACTGGGCCAAGGGACATTACACAGAAGGAGCTGAGCTCGTAGACTCTGTTCTTGATGTTGTGCGAAAAGAATCAGAAAGTTGTGATTGCCTTCAGGGATTCCAGCTTACACATTCTCTTGGTGGTGGTACCGGCTCTGGCATGGGAACACTCCTCATCTCCAAAATCCGTGAAGAATACCCAGACAGAATCATGAACACATTCTCCGTTGTACCATCACCAAAAGTAAGTTAAAGATGTCATTTGTAGTCATACTTCGCCATTATTAAACCAAAACCCagaaagaaaatttgttaaatatgatatttctaCACGAACAAAGCCTTACTTGAGTACATTCTTACTTTTAAGCCtgcaacaaaatattaattaataccTTATTTTATGTTACAGGTATCAGACACAGTTGTTGAACCATACAACGCCACCCTCTCCGTCCACCAACTTGTTGAGAACACAGACGAGACCTACTGTATCGACAACGAGGCTCTCTACGACATCTGTTTCCGTACTCTTAAACTCACCACACCCACATACGGCGATTTGAACCATCTCGTCTCCGCCACCATGTCCGGAGTCACCACCTGTCTCCGATTCCCCGGTCAACTGAACGCTGATCTCCGTAAATTGGCTGTCAACATGGTCCCCTTCCCCCGTCTCCACTTCTTCATGCCAGGTTTCGCTCCTCTTACATCTCGTGGTAGCCAGCAGTACAGGGCTCTTACCGTCCCAGAGCTGACCCAACAGATGTTCGATGCCAAGAACATGATGGCTGCCTGTGATCCTCGTCACGGACGTTATCTGACCGTCGCCGCCATGTTCCGTGGACGTATGTCCATGAAGGAGGTCGATGAACAGATGTTGAACGTCCAGAACAAGAACAGCAGCTACTTCGTTGAATGGATCCCCAACAACGTCAAGACCGCCGTCTGTGATATCCCACCACGTGGTCTTAAGATGTCTGCTACCTTCGTTGGTAACAGCACCGCCATCCAGGAGCTCTTCAAGCGTATCTCCGAGCAGTTCACCGCTATGTTCCGTCGTAAGGCTTTCTTGCATTGGTACACTGGTGAGGGTATGGACGAGATGGAGTTCACAGAGGCCGAATCCAACATGAACGACTTGGTGTCTGAGTACCAACAGTACCAGGATGCCACCGCCGAGGAGGAGGGAGAGTTCGAAGAGGAAGAAGGCGAGGAAGAGGCCTAAACGCCATCAGCATTATGAAAGACGAACACAATCAACATCAAAGAAACGAACTGAAAATCTAGCAAAACATCCGATTGGTCAAACAGGCAATAATTTGAGAAATTTTACATCTCAATCcagtattatatttatttgttatgttATCAATGAAATGCAACTCGAACATGCATTAAAATTGGAACAGTTATCTCTTGTTTTCTAGTCATTCTTTACTGTTCCATTAGGCCGTTTCCAGTCAATTATTATACACCATGAATGCAATGGTTTAGGTTACGACTTTTTGtcttatgatttatttttccataaaatattttttcctttacGAAGTACAAATATTTCCATAATTTTAGTATATGGTTATTGACTGGAAACCCCCTTTTGTAACGGTATACTTTATACCTATTTTATCTAGTTTGATAAAGTACATAACTGTCATTATTATCAAAGTTGACCTTGGTACATTTTCATGTCACCATTCTCTTGATATCTTCCCAGAAAACAATTTATCTGGAAAATCATTTATATCCTTAAAAATATCGGTTGAACGAATTTCATAacgttttaaaaacatattcagTTGAAATCACCATTTAtgatttaaattttctttatcTTCTTCCAAGactaattattttaaatggTTTAAGTCTGAGCACAATATGTTTGAGAATGCTTTCAACAAAAACTGACTACTGAATCAGAAATTACACATAAATAAATCCATCTTAAATGTATACTACAATCAAACTTTGTTTTCGTGGCAATTTTATCTTTTGCCCGCGAAAATTAATCTCACGaaattgttttacaataaaatcagTTGTTTCACAGTAAAATCAATTGTTTAACAGAATTTTGGCACAATTATACATAATTGAAATTAAAGATGTCAGTGTAAAGATATAATGATATCtcataaaatattacaatgtatatatgtaaagaaCTTCTGAGGAAAAagcacaaaatatatttactcaCAAAAATCATAACGAAATGGTCGCTAATTTACATAAGTTTACAGCGTAAACAGTGAACTGTTATATTGTATTGTGATCAATAAACCACGTAGcattaaatatgatatacatatataatagtTAGTTAGTTGATTTAGCCAATGTTCGGTTGTTTTCATCTGTTTCAAATGATTCTAAAATCAATGTCGCAAAGTCTGACTCTTAGTGTTAATTGAAGTCATATGTAACTGACTAAAATGTGTGACAAGCTCAggaaaatatgtaaaacttACAGATGATTACACTACGCTTAGATCGTATGACGCCCACGTCTTCCTTTCGAAATTATCTCAGTATTGATAAAAATtttctactttgtcccgcattactgttggtatcctattatgtaatcgtgttcgttttgtttgtcttgataaaggggcagatcgcctcgtaaatttgacaattttgtgttgtccacacggttggaattacttcatTGTcccataaaaaaataatagaaatacaGTAAGGTACAACACTGAGGTTAGCATACTGGATAGGGTTACTTGTTATTATGAAAGAAAACGATTaagaaaaatgattttgaaatgttcAATTCCTGAGGATGTTGACAAAAATTAAGtaatacataatatttaaatacacaaatgtatcaatcaaaatattttattgaatttagaTTATGTGTTTGTCTTGTCAACATAATGTATCTATAATTTAAGATTAAGTTAATGtacaataataatgaatttaGGGACCAAGTGAAACGGAAATCAACTCCAGAAAGTAGTTTAATTATCAAACAATCGGTTGTCTTTTACACAAAGCGCATGTATATACTGTAAcctaaagatatgaaaaataaaacttaaaacaaatcTGCCAAACGCATCAGGGGGAATAAATAGAACATGATTAAAAGAACCTCTTcttgttttataattaaaatatcttgtaattATTAAACGAATTAAAGTTAAATGCTGaacttaatttgaaaaaaatgatgatttatGTAGCAATTTTCAACTATAATTGTAATATCTACTTAAATgacatttcatatatttttctgaacttttgttactgaaaaTATTCACAATTTAAAACCAtgaaaacaacaacacacagaAAGATGAATTAAATGGTGTTCATATCagaatggaaaaataaaacaaagggTTGTATGTTAGTTTAAACTAAATGTTGGATATGGAAATGGCGTTGATTAGATAATAATTTCTCCTTTTATCCTTTTTGTTCAAATGTTTAAACTGAAATATCAACATTTTgggaattacaatactttcgaTGGATAGGTTTTAATCTTACAAATACAAACAAGAGCTAAAACATGATTTTTGGGAGTACTGCCAAAAaccattatattaacatctacagtaaaatgagtttttatggtCTTACCTTGAAGCCAAATTGATGTCTACAATATCATTTCGCATTTGTGCAGTATTATCAGCAATAATTGAACGATGATATCTGCAGGCAGTTTTCCATCTAAAATACATAAAGCatacacatttttacagtgtctTTATTCTAACTAATGTATATAAGGCATCATATATGCTTGTCTttccatttaaatgattttgcACAGTTTTATTCATTAACTCGTGAATTTTATAAGATTACCGaagaaaaataacatcaaaatttCGCCCAGTACTAGCACATATGACTTTAATGAAGTTGAATCAAAACTATACAAGGCATGCAGACAGATTTACAATAAGGAAATATTGCTTTGTATATGATGATTGCACATCTAATTTAATTTCTAATATGAAGCATGCTTTAATTTTGGAAGTACAAAGGAATTTGTATTCTGTAGGCTATATCATACTGCTACTAATCAAGGAAAAGTTATTATTGAGATATATTGTTTTCTAATAAAATGACGATAATAAGTAATGGCAAAAGCGTATGATAATGAAGTAAATGAAACgacaatgtaaaaaaaaccaaaagaaTGATAGATACGAAGACGATGTATGGTGATGacgatattttttttccatttcagtTAATATTGGCAAGATGTTATCATCAAATTGATTGAATAACAGACAAGTTCATACAAGTTCTATCCGGTGTGACGCAAATTGTGAAAGGGTagtgatgataataatgatgatgatgatggatgatgatgaggatgatgatgatgatgatgctgataATGCttattatgatgatgatggtggtgttggtggtggtgatgttgttgttgatgatgatgatgatgtgatgatgatatcatgatgatgatgatgatgatggtggtggttgtggtggtgatgttgttgttgatgatgatgatgatgatgatgatgatgtgagatgatgatgatgatgatgatagtgttgttgttgttgttgttgttgttgatgatgatgatgatgatgatgatgatgatgatgatgatgatgatgatgatgatgatgttgatgatgatgatgatgatgatgatgatgatgatgatgatgatgatgataatgatgatgatgatgatagtgttgttgttgttgttgttgttgttgttgatgatgatgatgatgatgatgatgatgatgatgatgatgatggtgatgatgatgatgatgacgatgatgatattgttgatgatgataatgatgatgatgataatgatgatgatgataataataataataataaagatttaataaataatttgatcaTAAAATTAAATGGGATTTCAAATTATCATGATATCTTCTAGAGAGCATGATATTCCATTTACTAAAGATATGGAGTTCCATTCCAGCAGACATGAGTATCTTGTCCATTCCCGATACTATGGGTAGCAGAGTAGAAAATGCACTGGACCGTTCCATTTTCCAGCAGACTGTAATACGCAAAAACTGGTACTTTGGAGAGTTGAATCTTGTCAAAGTAATCGAAATTCTTCTATCCTGATAGATAGCACACATTGAAGAATTCAAGCCTGTTTCGCATATTGGAAGTGGAGTTCAAACACTCCACGACCGaaacagtaaacaaatcaaaatttcataatgccatatttatcttatataaaCGCTTTCCAATGGGTGAATGACATGTCAAGAAATTTCTACATAGGTTGCggtttaaagttaaaaaaagaaTAATCGCCATTTTCCATAGCACGTTTAATGTTATTATGTAATCAATTATGTTTTCCGTTCCACCGTATGTCAGCTTAAACTCTTCATTATACTGTGTGATGaagacataattttttttccgttataaaaaaacatgttgtgtaaataataaGTGTAGGCCCTAATACAGAGATTTACTGGCGATTTACGTAAATATAAAAGTATAACCTTTGATTGATATAGTCTTAGTCTTAAGAGTCTCATCCGCCATAGTCTCTGCATTAATGGTCAACATACCCTTAACAACATATTGTAAATGTATACACAGTTGACGCACCTAATTGAATATCGAATGCAGTAACCTTGCACAGATGGTATCATTTCGTCCAAGGATTTTCTGTGTGATTATTGCAAGAAAAAACTACTTTATGTCAACCGCAAATCATTTTACCGAcaccaaaaacatttttagaaaatcctttccagtctttgaccttgaataagTGGATGCCTGTTTGAAATAATTCAGGGCGGAAGGATACACTGGTTCACATGTGATACACTAGAACTGCAGCAGCCACCATGAGAGAAATCGTCCACATCCAAGCGGGCCAGTGTGGTAACCAGATAGGAGCTAAGGTAAACTTGTCAATTCTATTATTTATAATTCTACAAATGTCATGGCAACTGTTTCAACAGAATATCatgaaaaaattatataataattcaaataaaaataaagacagAAAAAGCAATCCAAACGATATGACGCTTATTGTAAGAGCATGCATGACTTTGAACAATGACATCATCTGTTGTACCGGTCTGGGGTCAACTATTGAGCTTTGAAACAATGACATTATAGACCTAATAAGGATTTGAAAAACTAAAACTAATATTCAAAACCTTGTcatgttaatattaaaatttcacGAAAACCAACAATCATTTTTATAAGAATTTGAAATCACTACATGTGCATAAATGGTTACTGAATGATCTATTAAATGTCACAAGAATAATCTATTCCaatgaattttgaaatgttaCCCATAATCTGTATTGAAAAAGATATACCACTCCAGTACGTATAGTTTAACAATAATATAAGAATAAGTCATTGTTTTCCTCAAAGCAATCTTATTATAAGCATTTGGAATTAATTATTTGCATTGATCATGAACGAAAGCCTTTGTTGCGGAGATATTCATGAAACTACCACtgttaaatgtaaaattacgAAGGTCGTAATCAACAGATTGAAATTAGAATTATGGGCTAGAAAATTAATAGTTTTAGGAATCTGTCTAACAATTAGAAATTAAGTCTCTCTTTTTCTGGAAACAAATCGATATTTTCTAATCTCCAACGTATTGTTTAGTCAAATGGCAGTATTCGATACtgcattgttattttttatgagATTGGGATATAATcaaatttctaaaatatttccTCTCTGCTTAATTTAACCTACGACTTTaggtataagaaaaaaaacacatatgaGCGGGTTCAGCTCGCCGATGTGTCTGTGAATGAGTGTATGGATGTGTGTCCtgtaatgttttgtattgattttcttattttaacCCCAGACAGACACATTGCGTAAAACGTTAACGTCTGTTTCAGCACCAACACATCTTTTTCATTTCCGTCCAATGCCAACGCGCATTCTGAGGACTTCACACAGTCAACATAGAAATCGATATTcgattatatatgaaataattgataatatGGCTGTGTCGGTGGCATTggcaattttaaaaaaatgcaaaatttacAGTTGTGATtgataaaataatcaatataaattaattgataatttcTAATTTGTAATTATTGGCAATTAATCGTACTATAGTTTTGTTGTAATAATAGCACTACATTGCCAATGACGTCTTGATACAAGACATACGACATTATATATTATGCATATCCATGTATCTTGTATTTCCGAATAAATATCGAATAACGTATTTAGAGGGTGAAATGAAGCATTTTTTTCCTAAATGGGCAAATATGTACAAAAAcgtatttataaatcattactCACAAGGGAATGATATGGAATTGGAGAAGTAAAATAACTATTTTCGTAACACAAAGATGTACACAGTTATTATCTGaagttaaaacaaaaatctAGATTGATATCATTGCAAAGGAAAATGAAAGAATTTAAGAACTATCATTGAATGTGGGGTTTTTTCCGAAGGTGGAGATGAGGTAGTTTGGATTTAAATTAAAACGAGCGTGCTACAATGGATGTATGATGGTACCACTAATAATTAAGGTTTTAGATAGAGAggaatattaatgtatatatacaaggcGAATGATATTACCATTCATAGGGGCACTGAAATttctgaattgtccctttaaggaatgtccttaacttaaaattctcatTAGAAAAATCTTATTGATATTTCCTTAACTTTTGTGATTCATTCTAATTGGATTTTGagggattccttaaagttaatGAAATGTTAATAAATGTGGGACCAGAAACGATATAATTTACAGGCAGTCCCTGTTGTGGTCGTGTTGAAGATGAAAAAGGTAAAGGAGGATCGTTGCCTTCTTTGACCTAATAATAGTACAAgtacatattaattatatcatacGTGTACTAGACAAAACAATCAGTATGCATCCTATGTATTACTTACCTTGTAGGACTTGATACCACTTTTATACCCAGATAGACCAACACGTGATCAATATTTAATGTAAGACTAAAGactataaaacatacaatgtaattacgTTGGTCAAAAAAACAAAAGCTCTGTTAGCTTGACGCTCTTTATTATTTCATGGTCACTGATTCGTGCAAGTCAATCTTCTTCGTAGTGTATACTGACAGTAGTTTTGCGGCTTTTCCAAATTTTAGGATTTTAATCTCCTTTATTTCTACCTTAATCAGCTTTATTGACAGCACATATGGCGCTGCTGTAGATTTTGTAGATAAGGTTGGTAACTATGGATATGGTAGCGCCTGACAATGCAGGCTTACAGAAATCAATACGCTGCAGCAGAAAGATCGCTAGCACTGAAAACATAAAGTAATGCGGTATGTGATCAC
It encodes:
- the LOC138306913 gene encoding tubulin beta chain; protein product: MREIVHMQAGQCGNQIGAKFWEVISDEHGIDPTGTYHGDSDLQLERINVYYNEATGGKYVPRAVLVDLEPGTMDSVRSGPFGQIFRPDNFVFGQSGAGNNWAKGHYTEGAELVDSVLDVVRKESESCDCLQGFQLTHSLGGGTGSGMGTLLISKIREEYPDRIMNTFSVVPSPKVSDTVVEPYNATLSVHQLVENTDETYCIDNEALYDICFRTLKLTTPTYGDLNHLVSATMSGVTTCLRFPGQLNADLRKLAVNMVPFPRLHFFMPGFAPLTSRGSQQYRALTVPELTQQMFDAKNMMAACDPRHGRYLTVAAMFRGRMSMKEVDEQMLNVQNKNSSYFVEWIPNNVKTAVCDIPPRGLKMSATFVGNSTAIQELFKRISEQFTAMFRRKAFLHWYTGEGMDEMEFTEAESNMNDLVSEYQQYQDATAEEEGEFEEEEGEEEA